In Calditrichota bacterium, a single genomic region encodes these proteins:
- a CDS encoding type IV pilus twitching motility protein PilT, whose translation MDKAHLPGEITSPASPLVGILDFACELGASDIHLCAGAPLMIRLHGDLVKMSDYADGLGEDFTPADIETLLAGIMSSDLQRHFSTSSELDFSINLTAGDRCRANLFRNIFGASAVFRIVPSKIPELEKLGVPAVMQQVVMRSKGLVLVTGPTGSGKSTTLAALIDFINRKTPKHIITIEDPVEFVHPPKQSLINQREIGKSASNFMEALRGALREDPDVILIGEMRDLDTIQMAITAAETGHLVFGTLHTMSAAKTVDRVIGEFPADRQNQVRMQLAESLSAVISQILLPRGDQPGRVAAFEVLISTPAVHNLIRENKTYQISTVIQTGTHLGMIGMDQSLMLLVNAGLVAPAEARKYAGEPKMFPDRAPRAKTHTNVNANADDNMRAGADASD comes from the coding sequence ATGGATAAAGCACACTTGCCGGGTGAGATCACTTCGCCGGCATCGCCACTGGTTGGCATCCTCGACTTCGCCTGCGAGTTGGGGGCTTCGGACATTCACCTCTGCGCCGGAGCACCGCTAATGATTAGGCTGCACGGCGATCTGGTGAAGATGAGCGACTACGCCGATGGACTCGGGGAAGACTTCACGCCGGCCGATATCGAAACACTGCTCGCGGGGATCATGTCGAGCGATTTGCAACGGCACTTCAGCACCTCGTCGGAACTTGACTTTTCGATCAATCTGACGGCCGGCGACCGCTGCCGGGCCAACCTCTTCCGCAATATCTTCGGCGCATCGGCGGTCTTTCGGATCGTTCCCTCGAAAATCCCCGAACTTGAGAAGTTAGGCGTCCCGGCGGTGATGCAGCAGGTGGTCATGCGGTCGAAAGGGCTGGTGCTCGTAACCGGCCCGACCGGATCGGGAAAGTCAACGACACTTGCGGCGCTGATCGACTTCATCAACCGCAAGACGCCGAAGCACATCATCACTATCGAAGACCCGGTGGAGTTCGTCCATCCCCCCAAGCAGTCGCTCATCAACCAGCGCGAGATCGGCAAGAGTGCGTCGAACTTTATGGAGGCGCTGCGCGGAGCGCTGAGGGAAGACCCCGATGTGATTCTGATCGGCGAGATGCGCGACCTCGACACAATACAGATGGCGATCACTGCAGCGGAGACCGGCCACCTCGTCTTCGGAACGCTCCACACAATGTCGGCAGCCAAAACGGTCGATCGGGTGATCGGCGAGTTCCCGGCCGACCGGCAAAATCAGGTTCGGATGCAACTCGCGGAATCACTATCGGCGGTCATATCGCAAATTCTCCTCCCACGCGGCGACCAGCCGGGCCGGGTGGCGGCCTTCGAGGTGCTTATCTCGACGCCGGCGGTGCACAACCTGATCCGCGAAAACAAGACCTATCAGATCAGCACCGTGATCCAGACCGGAACGCACCTCGGCATGATCGGAATGGACCAGTCGCTAATGTTGTTGGTGAATGCCGGGCTGGTGGCGCCAGCCGAAGCGCGAAAGTATGCCGGAGAGCCGAAGATGTTTCCCGACCGGGCGCCTCGGGCAAAAACGCATACTAATGTTAATGCTAATGCCGATGACAACATGCGGGCTGGCGCAGATGCAAGCGACTAA